In the genome of Kosmotoga arenicorallina S304, the window TAACACTTATATTCGATGGTTGCAAACATCAGGTATCGTTGATGAACTTCAGCAAAAATGGTTTGTCGATTACGAACCAGGATTGTAAGGAGGATTTCTTGTGCGCAGATATTTTGCAAAAGCCCTTAGCATCTCTATATTTCTAATAATTGCAGCTATTATATACTTTTCGCTTTCAAAAGTTTATCCCTTTAATTGGGCAGTGATTGCAAGATATTTCAGGTTGTTTGTTGATGGAATTTTAATGACACTCAAAATAAGCGGTTTTTCTCTCGGGCTATCACTTGCCATTGGAATGCTAATTGCTCTTGCGCGTGTTTCGCGTATCGAGTTTTTCAATGAGCTTGGAACTTTATATGTGTGGTTTTTCAGAAATATGCCACTGCTGGTTATCATACTCCTTGTGTACTATGGCATAGGTTCAGTTCTAAACATAGACCGATTTTTAGCAGGTGTGATTTCACTTTCCTTGTTTGAAGGAGCTTATGTGGCTGAAATTTTCAGAGCAGGAATGGAAGCAGTCCCGCCCGGCGAAATTGAGGCCGGGGCTGCTCTTGGATTTTACAATTACCAGATAATGGGCTCGATAATTCTCCCTCAGGCTTTCAGAATATCGATTCCACCGCTTATAGGTCAGCTTATAAGTCTTGTGAAAGACAGCTCCCTTGTCTCGGTTATAGCACTCGGCGATATCACAATGAGGGCAAGGCAAATAGGCACCCAGACATTGGCAACGCTCGAAGCATACCTTGTGCTTGCAGGCATATACTTACTTATAACCTCCACTTTGTCTATTCTCGGTCGTTATCTTGAAAGGAGGCTTGCGATACCATGAATGTGCTCGAACTAAAGAATGTTTATAAGAGCTTCGGCGACACTCAGGTTCTAAGAGATGTTTCTTTCTCCGTTAATAAAGGGGACGTAGTAGCGGTCATCGGTAAATCTGGCGCAGGAAAAACAACTTTGCTCAGAATAATGAATTATTTGATCCCTCCTGATTTCGGTGAAGTGTATTTTCACAATTCAAAGGTTGTTTTCAATAGAAAGGTGTTACGTGCCGTAAGGTCTAAGATAGGATTCGTTTTTCAACGCTTCAACCTTATAAGGCATTTGACAGCTCTGGACAACGTAGCCATTGGCCTGGTAAAGGTAAAAGGCCTTAAATGGCCCCAGGCCAGGGAATTTGCGCTAAGGAAACTCGAAGAGGTGGATCTGGCCAACAGGGCTAACCATTATCCATCACAGCTTTCTGGTGGACAACAGCAAAGAGTAGGGATTGCACGCGCTCTTGCCATGGAACCGGATTTAATCCTCTTCGATGAACCGACTTCTGCTCTTGATCCGTCGCTTGTCGGAGAGGTAATGTCCGTTATCAGAAGGCTTTCTGCCAATGGGATCACAATGGTAGTTGTAACACACGAGATGTCCTTTGCCAAAAATGTTGCAAACCGCCTTGTTTATATGGAAGACGGAAAAATCCTTTATGACACAACACCGGAGCAATTTTTCCATTCGA includes:
- a CDS encoding amino acid ABC transporter ATP-binding protein, which gives rise to MLELKNVYKSFGDTQVLRDVSFSVNKGDVVAVIGKSGAGKTTLLRIMNYLIPPDFGEVYFHNSKVVFNRKVLRAVRSKIGFVFQRFNLIRHLTALDNVAIGLVKVKGLKWPQAREFALRKLEEVDLANRANHYPSQLSGGQQQRVGIARALAMEPDLILFDEPTSALDPSLVGEVMSVIRRLSANGITMVVVTHEMSFAKNVANRLVYMEDGKILYDTTPEQFFHSKDKRIRHFLNDFLEAV
- a CDS encoding amino acid ABC transporter permease, which gives rise to MRRYFAKALSISIFLIIAAIIYFSLSKVYPFNWAVIARYFRLFVDGILMTLKISGFSLGLSLAIGMLIALARVSRIEFFNELGTLYVWFFRNMPLLVIILLVYYGIGSVLNIDRFLAGVISLSLFEGAYVAEIFRAGMEAVPPGEIEAGAALGFYNYQIMGSIILPQAFRISIPPLIGQLISLVKDSSLVSVIALGDITMRARQIGTQTLATLEAYLVLAGIYLLITSTLSILGRYLERRLAIP